gatgtGATTTTAAGATTTCTTCAGAATTTGTAAATATACATAATCAAGCTTAAGCTATAGTCTCACTGATTCTGTAGTTCAGGTGTACTGTGATACCTGTTTCACTACTGAATcgtttcttcagcccaactatCTGCCATGATCATGTCAAACAGAAGTTATTTCCTTTTGCCTTAGTTGCACTTATCCCATCGtcttcctccagctgctgtgttGCTCTGGCTGTGTTTACAGACCTTGGATTTGCCATCCTGGCAAAATGTACCATAGGATTTGTCTTTTAACAAAATGGAAATTGAATTGCACACGTCCTTGGCCCGTTTTCTCTCCCAGATCCCATGGGCTGGTTGTGAGAAGAACCAAACCCGACTCAGGGAGATGTGGAGTCTGGAGCCATGGGATGAGTTGCTCTCTGGAAACAGCACAAAATTATAGTGGCATCCACCATGACCAAGTCCTCTGGAAGGTAGTGTCACTGTAAGCCTGGAGCAACACTTTTTGACTTCTAATGGACGCTCATGGTTTGGAGTGGAGCACTTGACACCGTGGAAGTTGgcactagatttttttttttttatttttttggttaaCTCACATTATTGTACTGTGATAAATGAAGAATAAAACATGGAAAGTTCTCTGCTGTCCTTGGTCATGTAGTAGTTGCTAAATTCTGTATTTGGGCTGTATTTAGTGGAGAAGGCACACAGGGCTCTGGCTGGTGCTGCCatgtgtgctgtgcagggcagcaaGCGGGGCCTCCCAGAGGGTGCCTGATTTGGGGCCTCCAGTGTTCCCAGGATTGGCAATgacacagaatttttaaaaagctgggttggttgtttttttttttaaaaaaaaagtacacaGTTGTGTTGCACACcgtgcactggaacaggctgtccagaggctgtggagtcttcCTCATTGAAGATATaaagaaccatctggacacagtCCTGTGCCAGGCAGGTTGGACCAGATATCCCGCTGTGAtgccttccaacctgacccaccctgtgattctgtgttttctggaTCTGGACGTATGGGATGTaatgtttataatttttttacttatttccGTGGTTTGGCGTGAAGGGTGGGGTACGTTTCAGGCAGGTTATTCAGAGCCGTGTCCCACAGCTGGACTGCTGTGTCTATGGAGCTCTGCTGGTGCTCCAAAGGCTAAAGAACAACCACGAAAGAGGAAGGCGGCGAAGGACACGGATCCAttcccgctccgctccgccctTCCCGGCGCCCTCCCGGCAGCGTCACGGCGCGCGCCGGGCCCGCCCGCGCGCGCCGGGGGAAGATggcggcggccggggcgggcgcggggcggaaGCAGGTGCGGCAGGAGGAGCTGCGGCGCCTCATGAGGGAGAAGCAGCGCCAGAACGCCGGCAAGAAGCGCATCGACTCGCCCTTCGCCAAATATCCTCGGCACCGGGCTCCCTAAGGCTCGGCAaggaggctgggagggatgggTGGCGGGAGGGGGTCCGCGCTCCGCACGGTGCTTCCCTTAACACGGCCGGCACGTACAACAGCCTGGGGcacctgagctgctccctgtgcaacGCGCCCGTGAAGGGCGAGCTGCTGTGGCAGACCCACGTCCTGGGCAAGCAGCACCGGGAGGTGAGCGGCGCTGCCGAGGGTCTCGGCCGGGCTTTGCTGTTGGGGAGCACCGGGACAGCATTCGGGAAGGGGAGGCGCTGGGGAGAGGCCGCGCCGCCGGAACGGGGGCCTGGGGTTCGCTGCTCCGGGCTCTGTGCGACAGCGGGAGCGGCGGAGAGCCCGCCGGGATGAGGGTGGGAGCCCGCCTGGCTGTTCCGTCTGGCTTCTGTTCTCTTAAAGCCCATGCGGGGGTTGTAAAGCCAGCCCTTAGAAAGGGAGTCCCGTGTCTTTCAGGGGTCTGCTCCCCCGGTGAAGCAGTTGCCACCCTAGCGACAGCTTTTGGCAGCTCGGACTTGGACCCGGCACCCTTTGCCCCCTCCGCCTCCCCGGGCTTGCTCGGGGATCTGTCAAGTGACAGCTTATGCGGGGTTAAGAAAATGCactattttttctctctgtaattCAGTAGTAAAGATAAAGAAGTTGTAAAGCCAGTCAGGAAGTTTGTAACTTGGATGCgacccattttttttttttttatccttttaagttctgctgctgctgcttagcAAAAACTGAAAGACTGTGTTTAATTTTACAAGTACTCAGGAAAAGaccaagggaaaggaggagtTCCAGTTCATTGCCTTCATTCACACTAGATGACTGTGGCAAAGCAGAGTGACATCTTTCATGATGTTAAAATGccatgttttaattttaaaacacttaATATTCCAAATCCAGCCTTTCTGCTCTTCTCTCCAGTACCTTACTGCTGTCAGTGTCACTGCTCTGTCATTTCTTTCTTACTGTACATCCTCCCTTGTGTGAGTGTCAGTTCCTCTTTCTCCATGTCACATCATTCCAGAGGCTGACAGAAACACTGGTCTTTGTTGTGGTACCTGTGGTGTCTATTTCAGTGATACTGTTCTAGAAAGGTATCAGCTCACTTTGATGAGCTGTTGTAAAAGCTCTGTGTTTTAAGCTGCAATCCAGAAGTTACTGCTAGTAACGTGtcctgaatttttatttctttatagaGAGTTGCAGAATTAAAAGGCACAAAGCAGATGGCCAGTGgctcagctgctggcacatcaTCTCATCCTGTCAAGAGAAAAACAGTTGAGACAGAAAATACAGACCTAAAGAGAGTAAAAGGTAATGAGTGGGAAATGCTTGTCAGAATCTGTCCATTTTACATCTTGaatgtttttggtttgttttgttcctgTGGAAGTGAGTATGAATACACCAGACTGTTCAGTTAATGTCAGCCCATTGCTGCTGAAAGGGGGAAAAGTTTGCTTGCTCTTTCTCTGTGAGTTCTGTGTCAGGAGAAAACAATGCTTTTGGaagttttcctggttttcttctATGTTGTTGGGTTAAATTAGGTCATGGTACTGTGGGCATGGCCCAAATAGATTGAGAAGCAGTGTAAATTAAGCAGTAGGAGCACTTGCCTAGAAGTGGTGTTACTCCTTTTCAGTGGAATCAAGTAATTGGTTTTCCTTAAACCATGCACCAAAGTTCTTGCCAAAGGAAAGACAgttaattttttcccttgttgCTACCAGCCATGTAAATATATATGTTAAATATGTATGCATTTGGGGACTTGGTGCTGTCATAGAAGCCTTAGGgatgtttcctttaaaaacatgGATTTTAAGAAGTTTCTTGGCTGTTGTACAGGTACAGATGAAAAGCCACACACGTCTTCGACAGGGTAAGTAGATCTTGTTATTACATGGGAATTTTTTCTAACTAACAGTGGCTGCATTCTCATCCAGCTCTTCCTTGTCTCTGCTTTCTAGACAAGGGCAAAGGTTCAGAGAGTCAGCAGATCCCTGCTTCTGCATGTTCTCTAACAGAGTTGTATAGTCCTGAACATGGCAGCATCTTCCTGGGTGGAGATAATTGTATCAACTCTTAAGATTCTCTGAGAAAACAGGAATTATTTTACTGTCACTGACAGACTTTAAAGGATTGACATGCGGTGCTATTACACAGCTTGAACATAACCAGATTGTACTCTAATAATGCTGACATCCTAAAGAAGAGGTGGCAGTCTGAAATTAAGACAAATTTTCAGTGTATAATTAAATGATATTTATTAACAAAAACTACTAACAAGTGACAGATCTTCATTAGGATGGTTTTTGTCACCTAAAATTCATGTAAGTGCATATGCTGCAGTTGAACTTGTACAAATATAGGACTGTATTTGACTTCAGGGGGTTGGGTTAAGCATCTCAACTGCCCCTAAAAATTTCTGATGGTATTCAAACATCTTTGTAGGGTTGACAGATGTCAGGTGACACTTGTGGGTCTCCTCTGCACTCCACAGGATAAATTACTACCTTGCATAGGTACCACATGCTGTTTCCTTGTAGGAATTTGAGTTTGTGTGCAAAATTAACACTTGAGAGATTTGTCCATTTTTTAACTGGTTTGAAATATAAGGTGGAAAAATGCAGGCTGCAGCTACTCCAGCAAATCTGTGTTTTCTCATTGCTGAGGCTGTGTGGCTGTTCTAAATTGCAGTCCTGGACAGCACTAGGTACCTAAAATAAGTAGCAAATTACTTAGTAGGTGGAAAAAGAATTACTTTAACCACCATTCCAATTTGTTAAgggttatttttattaatgtgaaaatgcaaatggaaaaatggatctaaaatatgtttttagaATTAACCTGGGCATTTCTGGGGAACTTTAAATGAGAGCCCCAAGCGTGTGCTGCCTTCAGACAATGGCTGTGTTGGCACCTGTGCAGTTCAGGGCATTGCTCAGTATCTCGTGGCCTGCAGTGCTCTCAGAGGGActgggctgctggtgctggactGGAGTCATTGCTGTGAAGTTTCTAACAGTTGTGTTGTGGACTCTTTACCAGGCTGCCAGCAGATTTTTTTGATGAAGCAGAGCAAGACAGTGCCAGTGTACGGCTTTCCAAGGGCCCAGGTCCCAGTTTATTGTCAGGGAATTATGATGACGACGATGATGATGAAGAGGAGGAACAAGAACAATCAAGCAAATCTTCTGTTGTGCATAAAACTGAAATTCCACCTCCAACTCAAGAAGTAATAGCTAATTCTCTGCCTGCAGGTAATGCTGACTGAAATAGTAATTAGTAATTCTTAGTAA
This Haemorhous mexicanus isolate bHaeMex1 chromosome 1, bHaeMex1.pri, whole genome shotgun sequence DNA region includes the following protein-coding sequences:
- the ZNF830 gene encoding zinc finger protein 830, producing MAAAGAGAGRKQVRQEELRRLMREKQRQNAGKKRIDSPFAKYNSLGHLSCSLCNAPVKGELLWQTHVLGKQHRERVAELKGTKQMASGSAAGTSSHPVKRKTVETENTDLKRVKGTDEKPHTSSTGLPADFFDEAEQDSASVRLSKGPGPSLLSGNYDDDDDDEEEEQEQSSKSSVVHKTEIPPPTQEVIANSLPADFFDTKTPAAPIVSHSGSIQKAEIQEKVIERKENTAEALPEGFFDDPEVDAKVRKVDAPKDQMDKEWDEFQKAMRQVNTISEAIVAEDDEEGRLDRQIGEIDEQIECYRRVELLRNRQDEIKEKLKEAMRLRAAQEKEEEDVGSEDEEELQDLLSQDWRVKGALL